The sequence AGGCGACGATCGATTTGATTGGCAACAAAAATTACAGCAATATCGTCCTCCCGGATGAACTTTATGAAAAAGTCTCTTCCGGAGAATCTGTCACTGCTTACTTCTTTTCTCCCGAATGTTCGTATTGCATGGAGATGACGCCGATCCTAATGCCGATTGCGAAAGAGAAAGGGATCCATGTGTATCAATATAATATGCTGGAATTCGAAAAAGAAGCCCAACCATACGGCATCACGTCTTGGCCGACGTTAATCCATTATGAAGATGGAAAAGAAGTTAACCGCTCCGTTGGTTTGCCGGTGAATCCCGAGGAAGATATCCGTGCTTTCTTCGATGAGTATGATAATAAATGATGGAAAAACTAAATACGGTTTTCCGTTATCAAATTAACCGAGATGGACTTACGGTCGAGGAACTGCTCCGGGATGATTGGAAAGCCGGTAAAAAGACCGTCCATCAAATGAGAATGGACAAGGCGGTCACGGATACAGCCGGACAGCCTTTCGAATGGCGTACGCCCCTGGAAGCTGGGACGGAACTTGTCTTTCATTTCAAGGACGCCGTATCATCATACAAGCCGGATGATCACGCGGATGTTTCCGTGCTTTTCGAGGACGAACATCTACTTGCAGCTCTGAAACCTGCCGATATCGCCACCCATCCAGATGAACATGATGAAGGCGGTACTTTTATGAATGCCATCATGGCATATGTTGAAAGAAGTGGCGGAGCGTATGCAGAGCATATCAATCGCCTCGATAAAGGTACGGCCGGAATTGTTCTTGTTGCGAAACATCCGATTGCAAAAGCACTTTTTGATCGGATGATTGAGGAACGTGCTATTACACGCATCTATCACGCAGAAGTCGATGGACGTTTAAAACGGATGAGAGGGACGCTTCAATATCCGATTGGACGGGACCGCCATCATCCGACGAGACGCCGAGTCTCCCCAGGCGGGCAGGATGCCATCACCCGCTACCGAGTCATTGAGCGGAACGATGAGTCGACAGTTGTTGAAGCAAGTCTCGAAACGGGCAGGACTCATCAGATCCGAGTTCATTTTTCACACATAGGACATCCCGTCAAGGGCGATACACTTTATGATGGAAGCGAAACTGCGGATGGAAACTATCGTTTGGTTGCAAAGAAAGTTTCCTTCAAGCACCCATTTACAGAAGAACAGACAACCATAGAAGTCATATGAAAAAACCCGCGGAATTAAATTCTGCGGGTTTTTCATATTACTTATTCACACTTCATCGAATTTCTCTGGATTTGTCCCCGTTCTCTCATTACGGTTCAAGGCATCGATTTTCATCATATCCTCAGGTGTCAACTCGAAGTCTTTCACGTCAATGTTTGACTTGATCCTAGCCGGAGTAACTGATTTAGGAATGACTACCAATCCATGTTGCAGATGCCACTTAATAATGACTTGTGCCGGCGTCTTGCCATATGTTAACCCGATCTGCTGCAACGTAGGCTCATCCATGAGTCCTCCTCTCG is a genomic window of Sporosarcina luteola containing:
- a CDS encoding thioredoxin family protein, producing MKKLLIIGGVIIAIFALIVVLNTQSNKEKLKDNPYGSKNLKQATIDLIGNKNYSNIVLPDELYEKVSSGESVTAYFFSPECSYCMEMTPILMPIAKEKGIHVYQYNMLEFEKEAQPYGITSWPTLIHYEDGKEVNRSVGLPVNPEEDIRAFFDEYDNK
- a CDS encoding RluA family pseudouridine synthase encodes the protein MMEKLNTVFRYQINRDGLTVEELLRDDWKAGKKTVHQMRMDKAVTDTAGQPFEWRTPLEAGTELVFHFKDAVSSYKPDDHADVSVLFEDEHLLAALKPADIATHPDEHDEGGTFMNAIMAYVERSGGAYAEHINRLDKGTAGIVLVAKHPIAKALFDRMIEERAITRIYHAEVDGRLKRMRGTLQYPIGRDRHHPTRRRVSPGGQDAITRYRVIERNDESTVVEASLETGRTHQIRVHFSHIGHPVKGDTLYDGSETADGNYRLVAKKVSFKHPFTEEQTTIEVI